A section of the Cololabis saira isolate AMF1-May2022 chromosome 6, fColSai1.1, whole genome shotgun sequence genome encodes:
- the slitrk5b gene encoding SLIT and NTRK-like protein 5 codes for MQLWIPYVLLSATSVCTVEMSGRYGEICQGLCACEEREGIVTVSCENRGIASLSDISPVPYSQYHLLLTGNLLKKLSANDFAEYKGLTILHLGNNEISDIEAGAFYGLQGLKRLHLNNNKIDALKEELFFGLESLEYLQIDYNYVTQVEPNAFSRLQHLEVLILNDNLISSLPVNIFQYVPLTHLDLRGNQLKVLPYTGLLEHMNSVVELQLEENPWNCSCELIALKTWLESISYTALVGDVVCEFPFRLHGRDLDEVSKQELCPRRAIAEYEMPPLPHLSTDAYSRTTPAVVAASFTSSGIARSSSRPTKGPRQSAKLKSRPTGRVPPNKPQNYGQIVSYQTKSPVPLDCPTVCTCNLQISDLGLNVNCQERKIEQISDLNPKPYNPKKMYLTGNYIPEVQRSDFIEATGLDLLHLGNNRIARVHDRSFGDLTNLRRLYLNGNLIDRLTADMFYGLESLQFLYLEYNVIKEVAADSFQHVLKLQLLFLNNNLLKTLPVGSLDGLTLARLNLRNNHLRYLPASGVLDQLHALVQVDLYENPWDCSCSILELKMWLEQLSMGTVVNNVICGSPKRLAGEDMRYIKTTSFCPNNSDVLASMIPPTEESFPGSTITIETSLDSDAQYSAIPLSVMILALLLIFITSVFVAAGLFVAMKKKQQKTQNEQNISMNACISSLNMEYGLYKKGSIPKVRTSAGHVYEYIPPPTESTCRTTAPTPTDSKPGDGFRDFDELSCAFLGNSDEEAASNVMSSEYSAATPEPLNKASTPRQDDPCCYRDTTEPDKSRCYSDTLPCRHGAHSSTRFSSDFDARHQYMPPEKIQQTILYCTTPSTVYVDPNRSEYWELKAKLHIDPDYLEVLEKRTTFTQF; via the coding sequence ATGCAGCTTTGGATTCCGTATGTTTTACTAAGTGCAACGTCAGTGTGCACAGTTGAGATGTCTGGTCGCTATGGAGAAATATGTCAAGGACTGTGTGCCTGTGAGGAGAGAGAGGGGATTGTCACAGTGAGCTGTGAAAACAGAGGAATTGCAAGTCTCTCAGACATAAGCCCAGTGCCCTACTCCCAGTATCATCTGCTTCTTACTGGGAATCTTCTGAAGAAGCTGTCTGCAAATGATTTCGCTGAGTACAAAGGACTTACAATACTACATCTGGGAAACAATGAAATATCTGATATTGAAGCAGGAGCTTTTTATGGACTACAGGGATTAAAACGATTACATCTCAACAATAATAAAATTGATGCCTTGAAGGAAGAGCTCTTCTTTGGCCTTGAAAGTCTGGAATATTTACAAATTGATTACAATTACGTCACTCAAGTGGAGCCGAATGCCTTCAGCAGACTTCAGCATTTGGAGGTTTTGATTCTAAATGACAATTTGATTTCTAGTCTGCCTGTGAACATTTTCCAGTACGTCCCACTGACTCACTTAGACTTGCGAGGGAATCAGCTCAAAGTGCTCCCCTAcacgggtctgctggagcacaTGAACAGTGTTGTGGAGTTACAGCTGGAGGAGAATCCCTGGAACTGCTCCTGTGAGTTGATCGCACTGAAAACCTGGCTGGAAAGCATATCCTACACTGCCCTGGTTGGTGACGTCGTGTGTGAGTTCCCCTTTCGACTTCACGGGAGAGACCTTGACGAGGTTTCAAAGCAGGAGTTGTGCCCAAGGAGAGCCATCGCTGAATACGAGATGCCGCCCCTCCCTCATCTGAGCACTGATGCATACTCTAGGACGACGCCAGCTGTGGTTGCAGCCTCCTTCACCTCATCCGGAATCGCCAGATCCTCGTCACGACCGACTAAGGGACCTCGCCAATCCGCCAAATTAAAATCCAGACCCACTGGCCGCGTCCCGCCGAATAAACCGCAGAATTACGGTCAGATTGTGTCGTATCAGACCAAATCCCCCGTGCCTTTGGATTGTCCCACCGTCTGCACCTGCAATCTGCAAATTTCCGACCTCGGCCTCAACGTGAACTGTCAGGAGCGAAAAATTGAACAAATCTCCGACTTAAATCCCAAACCCTACAATCCCAAAAAGATGTATCTCACCGGGAATTACATCCCTGAGGTACAGAGATCAGATTTCATCGAGGCAACTGGATTGGATTTGCTTCATCTCGGTAACAACCGCATAGCTCGCGTCCATGACAGATCTTTTGGCGATTTGACAAATCTTCGAAGACTATACCTTAACGGGAATTTGATCGACCGCCTCACAGCGGACATGTTTTATGGCCTAGAGAGCTTACAGTTCCTATATCTAGAATACAACGTGATTAAAGAAGTGGCGGCCGATTCGTTTCAGCACGTGCTGAAACTTCAGCTTCTCTTTTTAAACAATAACCTCTTGAAAACTTTGCCAGTGGGTTCGCTCGATGGTTTGACACTAGCCAGGCTCAACCTCCGCAACAACCATCTGCGATATCTCCCTGCAAGCGGCGTGCTGGATCAGCTCCACGCGCTTGTACAAGTGGATTTGTATGAGAATCCCTGGGACTGCTCTTGTAGCATACTGGAGCTGAAGATGTGGCTGGAGCAGCTTAGCATGGGCACAGTCGTTAACAACGTCATCTGCGGCTCTCCTAAGAGGCTGGCTGGGGAGGATATGAGATACATTAAGACAACTAGCTTCTGCCCTAATAACTCTGATGTACTTGCTTCCATGATTCCACCCACCGAAGAATCTTTTCCTGGCAGCACTATCACTATAGAAACCTCTCTGGACTCTGACGCCCAGTACAGCGCCATCCCTTTATCTGTCATGATTCTTGCCCTTCTCCTCATTTTCATTACgtctgtgtttgtggctgcaggactgTTTGTGgcaatgaaaaagaaacagcaGAAGACTCAAAATGAGCAGAATATCTCCATGAATGCCTGCATCAGCTCTCTAAACATGGAATACGGCCTGTACAAAAAGGGGTCCATTCCCAAAGTCAGGACATCCGCCGGGCATGTGTACGAGTATAtcccaccccccacagaatCCACATGCCGAACTACGGCCCCGACTCCGACGGACAGCAAACCGGGCGATGGTTTTAGGGACTTTGACGAGCTGAGCTGTGCTTTCCTGGGCAACTCGGACGAGGAGGCAGCCAGCAATGTTATGAGCTCGGAATACAGCGCCGCCACGCCAGAACCTCTCAACAAGGCCTCAACCCCTCGCCAAGACGATCCGTGCTGCTACAGAGACACTACGGAGCCCGACAAGAGCAGATGTTACAGCGATACGTTACCCTGCAGGCACGGGGCGCATTCGTCAACTCGCTTTTCCTCAGACTTTGATGCGAGGCACCAATACATGCCCCCAGAGAAAATACAACAGACAATACTGTACTGTACCACACCAAGTACTGTTTACGTTGACCCGAACCGGAGCGAGTACTGGGAGCTGAAAGCAAAGCTCCACATTGATCCGGATTACCTTGAGGTTCTTGAAAAACGAACTACTTTCACACAGTTTTGA